A genomic window from Flintibacter sp. KGMB00164 includes:
- a CDS encoding L-serine ammonia-lyase, iron-sulfur-dependent, subunit alpha produces the protein MEPIQVQAIRKILEDELRPAMGCTEPIAVAYTAALARELLGVFPQQLTVRCSGNIIKNVKGATVPNSGGEKGIDTAAILGAVSGRSDLELEVLSVIGPSELEQAMELRRQGMCQYFLAEGVPNLYIEITASAGPDTAVVAIQDSHTNLVKKEKNGQVLYKKEPDPQQDTSALAQQYLDVRSILEYAETESLPYLKQLLQQQCDCNWAIAQEGLSRLYGAGVGRTLCQSGNASDWRISCCAAAAAGSDARMNGCALPVVINSGSGNQGITVSVPVIAYARSQNCSEEQLFRALAVSNLLAIHQKKYIGKLSAYCGAISAASAAGAAIAWLQGYSEQEVAWCLTNTLAIAGGILCDGAKASCAAKIAAGLQSAWLSLDLVHQGYRFPAGEGLVDASPETTIQNFGYVAREGMRDTDRVILHLMTGETDLSCP, from the coding sequence ATGGAACCGATCCAAGTTCAGGCTATCCGCAAAATTTTAGAAGATGAGCTGCGCCCGGCCATGGGCTGCACCGAACCCATTGCCGTGGCCTACACCGCAGCCCTTGCCCGGGAATTGCTTGGCGTCTTTCCCCAGCAGCTTACGGTGCGGTGCAGCGGAAACATTATAAAAAATGTAAAGGGCGCCACCGTCCCCAATTCCGGCGGTGAAAAAGGCATTGATACTGCCGCCATTCTGGGTGCGGTCAGCGGCCGGAGCGACCTGGAGCTGGAGGTACTCAGTGTGATCGGCCCCAGCGAACTGGAGCAGGCTATGGAACTGCGCCGCCAGGGGATGTGTCAATACTTTCTTGCCGAAGGCGTACCCAATCTCTACATTGAGATCACCGCTTCTGCCGGTCCGGATACCGCCGTGGTCGCAATTCAGGATTCTCACACCAACCTGGTAAAAAAAGAAAAAAACGGCCAGGTCCTCTATAAAAAGGAACCCGACCCTCAGCAGGATACCAGCGCCCTGGCACAGCAGTATCTGGACGTCCGCAGTATTTTGGAGTATGCTGAGACAGAGTCCCTCCCCTATTTGAAGCAGTTGCTGCAGCAGCAGTGCGACTGCAACTGGGCCATTGCCCAAGAGGGCCTTTCCCGACTGTACGGTGCCGGTGTGGGACGCACCCTGTGTCAGTCCGGAAACGCCTCGGACTGGCGTATCTCTTGCTGCGCCGCTGCAGCGGCAGGCTCGGACGCCCGCATGAACGGCTGTGCCCTGCCGGTGGTCATCAACTCCGGCAGCGGCAACCAGGGCATCACCGTCTCTGTCCCTGTGATCGCCTATGCACGCAGCCAGAATTGCAGCGAGGAGCAGCTCTTCCGTGCCCTGGCCGTGAGCAACCTTTTGGCCATTCACCAAAAGAAATACATCGGCAAGCTCTCTGCCTACTGCGGTGCCATCAGCGCGGCCAGTGCGGCGGGAGCAGCCATTGCCTGGCTCCAGGGGTACTCGGAACAAGAGGTCGCCTGGTGCCTCACCAACACGTTGGCCATCGCAGGCGGCATTCTCTGCGATGGGGCCAAGGCCAGCTGCGCGGCCAAAATTGCCGCAGGACTGCAAAGCGCGTGGCTGTCTCTGGATCTGGTACACCAGGGGTATCGCTTCCCCGCCGGTGAGGGCTTGGTGGACGCCTCTCCCGAGACCACCATTCAAAACTTTGGCTATGTGGCACGGGAAGGTATGCGTGACACGGACCGGGTGATCTTACACCTGATGACCGGGGAAACCGACTTAAGCTGTCCCTGA
- a CDS encoding carbon-nitrogen hydrolase family protein — MKDLKETCKLAVVQAAPVMFQRQACVEKALDLIAKAAEMGAELIVFPELFIPGYPYGMTYGFTVGHREEAGRQDWKAYYDNSIVVPGKETDRLAQAAKQHGVYVSIGVSERDGVTGTLYNTNLVFTPDGRLDAVHRKLKPTGAERVVWGDADRNFFPVTDSPWGPIGSMICWESYMPLARVALYQKGVTLYISPNTNDNEEWQSTIRHIALEGRCYFINCNMYFTRDMYPKNLSPLEHIDVLDEVVCRGGSCVVDPYGHYVTQPVWDKEEIILAQLDMSAVPMSRMEFDPCGHYARPDVLKLSVLDQ, encoded by the coding sequence ATGAAAGATTTGAAAGAGACCTGTAAGCTTGCCGTGGTTCAGGCCGCGCCTGTTATGTTTCAGCGGCAGGCCTGCGTGGAAAAAGCCTTGGATCTGATCGCAAAGGCCGCTGAAATGGGAGCCGAGCTCATCGTATTTCCGGAGCTTTTCATCCCCGGTTACCCCTATGGGATGACCTACGGCTTTACCGTGGGCCACCGGGAGGAAGCAGGCAGACAGGACTGGAAGGCTTACTACGACAATTCCATTGTTGTCCCTGGGAAAGAGACCGACCGGCTCGCTCAGGCCGCCAAACAGCACGGCGTCTATGTGAGCATCGGCGTTTCCGAGCGGGATGGGGTGACCGGAACGCTCTACAACACCAATCTCGTCTTTACTCCGGACGGACGGCTGGATGCCGTACACCGCAAATTGAAGCCAACCGGCGCGGAGCGGGTCGTGTGGGGCGATGCCGACCGGAATTTTTTCCCTGTTACCGACTCGCCCTGGGGTCCCATCGGAAGCATGATCTGTTGGGAGAGCTACATGCCGCTGGCCCGTGTGGCTTTGTACCAAAAGGGCGTGACCCTTTACATCTCCCCCAATACCAACGATAACGAAGAGTGGCAGAGCACCATCCGTCATATTGCGTTGGAGGGACGATGCTACTTTATCAACTGCAACATGTACTTCACCCGAGACATGTACCCCAAAAATCTCTCTCCTCTGGAGCATATCGACGTCCTGGATGAAGTGGTTTGCCGCGGCGGAAGCTGTGTCGTTGACCCCTATGGCCACTATGTGACCCAGCCTGTGTGGGATAAGGAGGAGATCATCCTGGCCCAGCTGGATATGTCCGCGGTGCCTATGAGCCGGATGGAATTTGACCCCTGCGGCCACTATGCCCGTCCGGATGTTCTGAAACTCTCCGTTTTGGATCAATAA
- a CDS encoding HAMP domain-containing sensor histidine kinase, which produces MNGYVVAGAVLLILLAAALLSRWRTECTIKRLDEMLTDAMEGRFSETNFDESRLSALECRLGRYLAASDLSARNLQEQKDQISALISDISHQTKTPVANLQLYAQLLEEQPLTPQGKDCAKAISVQAEKLQNLIEALVKASRLETGILVLHPQNDELGPVVARAAAQYAPKAWDKEVSLTVVQGEGQAVFDAKWTEEALCNLLDNAVKYTPSGGSIRVEVQNYELFSAIQVSDTGPGIPEQEQAEIFGRFCRASGAYQQDGVGIGLYLTRQIAQHQGGYVKVESVLGKGSTFSLYLPREKPKKKSVGAQKQR; this is translated from the coding sequence ATGAATGGATATGTTGTAGCGGGAGCCGTATTGCTGATTTTGCTGGCGGCAGCTCTGCTGAGCCGATGGCGCACCGAGTGTACCATCAAGCGGCTGGATGAGATGCTCACCGACGCCATGGAGGGACGGTTCTCTGAGACCAACTTTGACGAGAGCCGTCTGTCCGCGCTGGAGTGCCGTCTTGGGCGGTATCTGGCGGCCAGTGACCTGTCAGCCAGGAATTTGCAGGAACAGAAGGATCAGATCAGTGCCCTGATCTCGGATATTTCCCACCAGACCAAAACGCCGGTGGCTAACTTGCAGCTGTATGCTCAGCTGCTGGAGGAGCAGCCCCTCACCCCGCAGGGGAAGGACTGCGCCAAGGCCATCTCCGTCCAGGCAGAGAAGCTCCAGAACCTGATCGAGGCGCTGGTAAAGGCGTCCCGACTGGAGACGGGCATCCTGGTACTCCACCCCCAAAACGATGAACTGGGGCCGGTGGTTGCCCGGGCGGCGGCCCAGTATGCCCCCAAGGCCTGGGACAAGGAAGTTTCCCTTACCGTGGTTCAGGGGGAGGGCCAGGCGGTTTTTGACGCGAAGTGGACGGAGGAGGCTCTGTGCAACCTGTTGGACAACGCCGTCAAGTACACCCCGTCCGGCGGTTCCATTCGGGTGGAGGTCCAGAACTACGAGCTCTTTTCCGCGATCCAGGTCTCAGATACCGGTCCCGGCATCCCGGAACAGGAACAGGCTGAGATCTTTGGCCGTTTCTGCCGCGCCTCCGGGGCGTATCAGCAGGATGGGGTGGGCATCGGGCTCTACCTGACCCGGCAGATCGCCCAGCATCAGGGCGGCTATGTAAAGGTGGAGAGCGTTCTGGGAAAGGGAAGCACGTTCTCACTGTACCTGCCCCGGGAAAAGCCGAAGAAAAAGAGTGTCGGAGCACAAAAACAGAGATAA
- a CDS encoding RNA polymerase sigma factor, producing MEEILRLFHQYKDAVYRLALSLTGSAADAEDVTQTVFLKLMEKQPELVPGKERAWLLQVTANECRSLYRRLCRRSTVSLDEALAVAAPEYTPLLTHVMKQRPTDRAVLYLFYYEGFSTEEIGQMLHTSQSAVTTRLHRARKNLKATLEQEGYYETGL from the coding sequence ATGGAAGAGATTCTGCGGCTGTTCCATCAATATAAAGATGCCGTCTACCGGCTGGCCCTGTCCTTGACCGGTTCCGCTGCGGATGCGGAGGACGTAACTCAGACGGTATTTCTTAAGCTGATGGAAAAACAGCCGGAGCTGGTGCCGGGAAAGGAGCGGGCCTGGCTGCTCCAGGTGACGGCCAACGAATGCCGCAGCCTGTACCGCAGGCTTTGCCGGCGTTCCACCGTCTCCCTGGATGAGGCGTTGGCGGTAGCTGCACCGGAATATACCCCTCTGCTGACCCATGTGATGAAGCAGAGGCCCACAGACCGGGCGGTACTCTATCTTTTTTATTACGAGGGGTTCTCCACCGAAGAAATCGGCCAGATGCTGCACACCAGCCAGAGCGCAGTAACCACCCGTCTGCATCGGGCCAGGAAGAACCTGAAGGCAACCTTGGAACAGGAGGGATACTATGAAACAGGACTATAA
- a CDS encoding stalk domain-containing protein, translating to MKQDYNRAMDQLHLPPQAEQRILTALESRAKQPKKRNWRIGAALAAAAVLMTGSAFAVAYRSGVLEAFFHGDTSQVEPYVQTAVGSAENQDYRLTVDSAVCDSQTLYAVITVEGLNDQAVEDLKSNQVIAESHREVWGQEMVDSLMANGSAGPDTFWAAFADSGTHVSGIQYQGLTAPSDTSRSWQVKISLMDADHKMGTGPVLFWLGFMGKEYAVEIPTDTAMETIQLTIDRDVQPEYPGGPTVFVQSLELSPTSIAYVGTYWDEQRDADNPAAIFFRMKDGQILTRMQLGYTFLDHASRIKDLADPLYRVHYQTDTPVDVDQVASIILGDVEFPLDGSAPSPADVPENLYPFTCTEIIPGENHFFRFPVEELCQKLGADYRWDESTQTATATYRGVTLTMTVGESCYQVNGETVELNYEVRSDPISPDSDYKVYPQYISLEDGVLTAPVNVLDHWSLDYPPLKDTNGNLAGMMLVIP from the coding sequence ATGAAACAGGACTATAATCGGGCCATGGATCAGCTCCATCTCCCCCCTCAGGCAGAGCAGCGGATTTTAACGGCCCTGGAATCCCGGGCAAAGCAGCCGAAAAAGCGAAACTGGCGGATTGGGGCCGCACTGGCCGCCGCGGCGGTACTCATGACCGGAAGTGCCTTTGCTGTGGCCTACCGCTCCGGCGTACTGGAAGCATTCTTCCACGGCGACACCAGCCAGGTGGAACCCTATGTCCAGACCGCCGTAGGCAGCGCGGAAAATCAGGACTACCGGCTGACGGTGGACAGCGCTGTGTGTGACAGCCAAACTCTCTATGCGGTCATCACCGTGGAGGGGCTGAACGACCAGGCCGTGGAGGACCTGAAAAGCAATCAAGTCATTGCCGAGAGCCACCGTGAGGTTTGGGGCCAGGAGATGGTGGATTCTTTGATGGCCAATGGCTCCGCCGGTCCGGACACCTTCTGGGCAGCCTTTGCGGACAGTGGAACCCATGTTTCCGGTATCCAATACCAGGGACTCACCGCCCCATCGGATACCAGCCGTTCCTGGCAGGTGAAGATCTCCCTCATGGATGCCGACCACAAGATGGGCACCGGCCCGGTTCTTTTCTGGTTGGGCTTTATGGGCAAAGAATACGCGGTCGAGATCCCCACGGACACAGCCATGGAGACCATCCAGCTCACCATTGACCGGGATGTACAGCCGGAATATCCGGGTGGGCCGACGGTATTTGTCCAGTCCCTGGAGCTCTCACCCACTAGTATCGCCTATGTAGGGACCTACTGGGATGAGCAGCGAGATGCCGATAATCCTGCCGCAATCTTCTTCCGCATGAAGGATGGACAAATCTTGACCCGGATGCAACTGGGCTATACCTTTTTGGACCATGCCAGCCGCATCAAGGACCTTGCCGATCCATTGTACCGAGTACATTACCAGACCGACACCCCGGTGGACGTGGACCAAGTGGCTTCCATCATCTTGGGCGATGTGGAGTTCCCCCTGGACGGCTCTGCCCCCTCCCCTGCCGATGTGCCCGAAAATCTCTATCCCTTCACCTGTACTGAAATCATTCCGGGGGAAAACCATTTCTTCCGCTTCCCGGTGGAAGAGCTGTGCCAAAAGCTGGGGGCGGACTATCGATGGGACGAATCTACGCAAACTGCCACCGCTACCTACCGCGGAGTCACTCTCACCATGACGGTGGGAGAGAGCTGCTACCAGGTAAACGGCGAGACGGTGGAGCTAAACTATGAAGTTCGCTCAGACCCAATTTCCCCAGACTCGGACTATAAAGTTTATCCCCAGTATATCTCTCTGGAGGACGGCGTGCTTACCGCGCCGGTCAATGTACTGGATCATTGGTCTTTGGATTACCCACCTTTGAAAGATACTAACGGCAATCTGGCCGGCATGATGCTGGTAATTCCGTAA
- a CDS encoding M56 family metallopeptidase has translation MRIAFALTFGVLFAWIAFSRPEEAEDPEGKGPRYRPYLNGWLMPGYMTTLLVGSLIVSGWRGWDEVSWGVITWILVAFLHISLYFILLLLAQPLLRRYLRAGSCALLWLTPNYLYLTLSSGMMITPRWVVSLPQGMVGRLAIVWLAGALVILGWKIFSHLRFRRWLLRGAEEVSDPDVLSVWQAEVERAREKKPKFRLVISPQASTPMTIGLFSKSVRVVLPRRHYTPEELKLIFRHELVHIGREDAWNKFFVTFCIAMCWFNPFMWLAMGRSSEDLELSCDETVLSSLGEGERRQYAELILRTAGDGRGFTTCLSASASALRYRLKSIVKPDKKISGALLVGVAFVLLFVTYGQINLAYEAGTGESVIFDGSAQDVTLRQIRREEYDNFLNELVCRDEGALRNYLASLTLSEMTGNGNDFFGKAGEQIVLLYDAPEDILSVILWDDYIKVVPFWENRAYYYHVSGGLDWGKLDQLLGEPA, from the coding sequence ATGCGTATCGCGTTTGCATTGACCTTCGGCGTGCTCTTTGCCTGGATAGCCTTTTCCCGTCCAGAGGAAGCTGAAGATCCGGAGGGAAAAGGACCGCGGTATCGGCCCTACCTGAACGGGTGGCTGATGCCGGGCTATATGACTACCCTCCTGGTGGGCTCGCTGATAGTGAGCGGATGGCGCGGATGGGATGAGGTGAGCTGGGGCGTTATCACCTGGATCTTGGTGGCCTTTCTCCACATAAGTCTATATTTTATCCTGCTGTTACTGGCCCAGCCCCTCCTGCGCCGGTATCTCCGGGCGGGAAGCTGCGCTCTGCTGTGGCTCACGCCAAACTACCTCTACTTAACCCTGAGCTCAGGTATGATGATTACGCCCCGGTGGGTAGTCTCTCTGCCGCAGGGGATGGTGGGGAGACTGGCCATCGTGTGGCTGGCCGGAGCATTGGTCATATTGGGCTGGAAGATTTTCTCCCATCTCCGGTTCCGCCGGTGGCTGCTCCGTGGAGCGGAAGAAGTATCCGATCCGGACGTTCTGTCAGTGTGGCAGGCCGAGGTGGAGCGGGCACGAGAGAAGAAGCCGAAATTTCGCTTGGTGATCTCTCCGCAGGCTTCCACCCCTATGACCATAGGTTTGTTTTCCAAAAGTGTGCGGGTGGTGCTGCCCCGGCGGCACTATACCCCGGAGGAGCTGAAGCTCATCTTCCGCCACGAATTGGTGCATATTGGCCGGGAGGATGCCTGGAACAAGTTCTTTGTTACATTTTGCATTGCCATGTGCTGGTTTAACCCCTTCATGTGGCTGGCCATGGGGCGAAGCTCGGAAGACCTGGAGCTCAGCTGCGACGAGACGGTGCTGAGCAGTCTGGGGGAGGGGGAGCGGCGGCAGTACGCCGAACTTATCCTGCGTACCGCAGGAGACGGTCGGGGCTTTACCACCTGTCTGTCCGCCTCGGCCTCAGCCCTGCGCTACCGGCTCAAAAGCATTGTTAAGCCGGACAAAAAGATCTCTGGTGCTCTGCTGGTGGGAGTGGCCTTCGTCCTGCTGTTTGTCACCTACGGCCAGATCAACTTAGCCTATGAAGCAGGCACGGGGGAGAGCGTCATCTTCGATGGAAGCGCTCAGGATGTCACGCTGCGGCAGATCCGGCGGGAAGAGTACGATAACTTCTTAAACGAGCTGGTGTGCCGGGACGAAGGGGCTCTGCGGAACTATCTGGCCTCTTTGACTCTGTCGGAGATGACAGGAAACGGAAATGATTTCTTTGGAAAAGCGGGGGAGCAGATCGTCCTGCTGTACGATGCCCCGGAGGATATCCTGTCCGTGATACTGTGGGACGACTACATCAAGGTGGTGCCCTTCTGGGAGAACCGTGCGTACTATTACCATGTGTCCGGTGGGCTGGACTGGGGAAAGCTGGACCAGCTGCTGGGAGAGCCCGCTTAA
- a CDS encoding M56 family metallopeptidase encodes MSDRMWIVLMALCIGVVTGLDVLAYARKGVRRDWVRDTPRNGGWNLPMIIVFLLSLSLFTGLAGDWSASFRVFGWLSVIFLQISLYFLLLALTLPLLRRYFRAETCAILWIVPNYLYMGVFNQALLAHPRWIIPLPIKFIQGVALVWLVGVVGVLGWKILSHLRFRRWLLQGAEKVTDPEVLAAWQGELLQVGEKESEYILVTSPQVTTPMTIGLFSKSVRVVLPRRHYAPEELKLIFRHELVHIGRRDAWSKFFLVFCTALCWFNPLMWLAMKKSSEDLELSCDEAVVVSLNEGERRRYADLILRTAGDGRGFTTCLSASASALRYRLKNIVRPARKHVGALFVGVVASLLFLTCGQVGLAYGMGTGEVYIYQNEAESISLAKVTQTKEEARKVIQCRDEEALTDYLSSLTLYQAVGTYDCDSEEKQLSLTYNTSQGTLGVILWENYVRVMPSWEKDLKEQDYYVSGGLDWEKLDGLFNW; translated from the coding sequence ATGAGCGACCGCATGTGGATTGTGCTGATGGCTCTGTGTATTGGCGTAGTTACTGGCCTGGATGTACTTGCCTATGCGCGAAAGGGCGTGCGGCGGGACTGGGTTCGGGACACCCCCAGAAACGGGGGATGGAATCTCCCAATGATCATTGTATTCTTGCTGTCTTTGTCTTTGTTTACGGGACTGGCGGGAGATTGGAGCGCTTCGTTTCGTGTATTTGGTTGGCTGTCAGTGATATTTCTTCAAATCAGCTTATATTTTCTCCTGCTGGCCCTGACTCTGCCTCTGCTGCGCCGGTATTTCCGGGCAGAGACCTGCGCCATACTGTGGATCGTGCCCAATTACCTTTATATGGGGGTATTTAATCAGGCACTCCTTGCGCACCCCCGATGGATCATTCCCTTGCCGATCAAGTTTATCCAGGGAGTGGCCCTGGTTTGGCTGGTGGGCGTGGTTGGTGTGCTGGGCTGGAAGATCCTGTCCCATCTGCGTTTCCGCCGGTGGCTGCTCCAAGGGGCAGAGAAGGTCACCGATCCGGAGGTGCTGGCCGCATGGCAAGGAGAATTGCTTCAGGTGGGGGAGAAGGAGTCGGAGTATATTCTGGTGACCTCCCCCCAGGTAACCACGCCTATGACCATCGGCCTGTTTTCCAAAAGTGTGCGGGTGGTACTGCCCCGGCGGCACTATGCCCCGGAGGAGCTGAAGCTCATTTTCCGCCACGAACTGGTGCATATTGGACGCAGGGATGCCTGGAGCAAATTCTTTCTGGTGTTCTGCACCGCTCTGTGCTGGTTTAACCCCCTCATGTGGCTGGCCATGAAGAAAAGCTCGGAGGATCTGGAGCTTAGCTGTGACGAGGCGGTGGTGGTATCTCTGAATGAGGGAGAGCGGCGGCGGTACGCCGATCTCATCCTGCGCACGGCGGGAGACGGGCGGGGCTTTACCACCTGCTTGTCGGCTTCGGCCTCTGCCTTGCGTTACCGGCTGAAAAATATTGTCCGCCCGGCCCGAAAGCATGTCGGCGCCCTGTTTGTGGGGGTTGTAGCGTCTCTGCTGTTTCTCACCTGCGGTCAGGTGGGTCTTGCCTACGGTATGGGAACAGGGGAAGTATACATTTATCAGAACGAGGCCGAGAGCATTTCTTTGGCCAAAGTGACGCAAACCAAAGAAGAAGCACGCAAGGTGATCCAATGCCGGGACGAGGAGGCGCTGACAGACTATTTATCTTCCTTGACCCTGTATCAGGCAGTGGGAACCTATGACTGTGACAGCGAGGAGAAGCAGCTTTCCCTGACCTACAATACCTCCCAGGGCACCCTGGGCGTGATTTTGTGGGAGAACTATGTAAGAGTGATGCCGTCCTGGGAAAAGGACCTGAAGGAACAGGATTATTACGTGTCCGGCGGACTGGACTGGGAGAAGCTGGACGGGCTGTTTAACTGGTAG